One stretch of Prunus persica cultivar Lovell chromosome G1, Prunus_persica_NCBIv2, whole genome shotgun sequence DNA includes these proteins:
- the LOC18790955 gene encoding 39S ribosomal protein L41-A, mitochondrial — MALGLILGLGRAFRRKRTSSLDILSSKRAPRDYYKGKNCKPIGFHTRKAKYVVQQEKLPNYVVPDLTDFKLKPYVSQCPREFKTSESADAIK, encoded by the exons ATGGCATTGGGACTAATACTAGGGTTAGGAAGGGCATTTCGTCGAAAGCGCACATCATCCCTTGACATTCTTTCCTCCAAACGTGCCCCAAGGGATTACTACAAGGGGAAGAATTGCAAGCCCATTGGTTTCCACACCCGAAAAG CTAAGTATGTCGTGCAGCAGGAGAAATTACCTAACTATGTAGTCCCTGATTTAACTGACTTCAAG CTCAAACCGTATGTATCCCAGTGCCCCAGAGAATTCAAGACTAGTGAGTCTGCTGATGCAATTAAATAA